Proteins encoded within one genomic window of Brachybacterium avium:
- a CDS encoding HD domain-containing protein produces the protein MPSEPLAARRISQVLEEGFTDPTVGPSRRRAQSDLVDDWLRELWGRADGPAQGAALAAIGSLGRRSPGPASDLDLVLLLDPAQIDAAHAEQLATSLWYPIWDSGTSLDHAVRSPEECAEVARTDLRAAISLLDLRRLCGDAQLVENTSTRVRTQWRREARRRVGELAELATDRERRYGSLAHSSEPNLKSDRGGLRDITVIRALAESWLADHDHAVVDAAATTLRDARDALQAVTGTSGTRLRRADQDAVAALTGHATADDHHRVLADAARAVTWELHRAVRAAEAGLAPGGAATRGTGTARRPALQRLAHGVLIQAGEVSVDPDSDDPLRDVAAVRHAAISGLALSAATLARMAQAPAGPLQPGQRDVLVDALAGRHLAETYEALDVKGIVARWVPGWEKIRNRPQRSAVHRFTVDRHQIETVLEAQRFVGQVSRPDLLLVAALLHDLGKHADARDHAAAGAPLAEAAAAHLGCDADDARTIGTLVREHLTLVDLATGRDLADPATLRALLDAVDEDLQTLELLRALTEADAIAAGPAAWSTWRADLVGHLTALARTALSGTVPAPRTRLAPQRSAQEAVLGAVRRSGGAQVLYPAHLEAEPISQICLGAPDGAGVFAAMARVLVRLRLDVHSAVVTTGDGIAVNTWWVAAAPADLPHPSVLRTALERELAHRERADARVLELPPSLPPRTSEDTPVVTLLPGAAREATVVQVNARNRPSLLADVAEAIALHGMQVRSAHVMTLGRRAVDVLYLTDQHGRMLDPPSTGRIAAALMEAAET, from the coding sequence ATGCCCTCTGAGCCGCTCGCGGCCCGTCGGATCTCCCAGGTTCTCGAGGAGGGATTCACGGACCCCACCGTCGGCCCCTCCCGCCGCCGTGCCCAGTCGGACCTCGTGGACGACTGGCTGCGCGAGCTGTGGGGGAGGGCCGACGGCCCCGCGCAGGGGGCCGCACTGGCAGCCATCGGCTCCCTGGGCCGGCGCTCACCGGGACCGGCGAGCGACCTGGACCTGGTGCTGCTGCTGGACCCCGCGCAGATCGATGCGGCGCATGCTGAGCAGCTCGCCACTTCACTGTGGTACCCGATCTGGGACTCGGGCACCTCCCTGGACCATGCGGTGCGCAGTCCTGAGGAGTGCGCGGAGGTCGCCCGGACGGACCTGCGGGCCGCGATCTCGCTCCTCGACCTGCGACGCCTCTGCGGAGATGCGCAGCTGGTCGAGAACACCTCCACGCGAGTGCGCACCCAGTGGCGCCGCGAGGCGAGACGCCGCGTGGGAGAGCTCGCGGAGCTCGCCACCGACCGGGAGCGCCGCTACGGCTCCCTCGCCCACTCCTCGGAGCCGAATCTGAAGTCCGACCGCGGCGGGCTGCGGGACATCACCGTGATCCGCGCCCTCGCCGAGAGCTGGCTGGCCGACCACGACCATGCCGTGGTCGACGCCGCCGCGACCACCCTGCGCGATGCCCGCGACGCGCTGCAGGCCGTCACCGGCACCTCGGGCACCCGGCTGCGCCGCGCCGACCAGGATGCGGTCGCGGCCCTGACCGGTCACGCCACCGCCGATGACCACCACCGGGTGCTGGCCGACGCCGCCCGCGCCGTCACCTGGGAACTGCACCGTGCGGTGCGCGCGGCCGAGGCAGGGCTGGCCCCCGGCGGCGCCGCCACCCGCGGCACCGGCACCGCCCGCCGTCCCGCCCTGCAGCGCCTGGCCCACGGCGTGCTGATCCAGGCCGGTGAGGTCTCCGTGGATCCGGACTCCGACGACCCGCTGCGGGACGTCGCGGCGGTCCGTCATGCCGCGATCTCCGGCCTGGCCCTGTCGGCCGCCACCCTCGCCCGCATGGCGCAGGCCCCTGCCGGCCCGCTGCAGCCCGGCCAGCGCGACGTGCTGGTCGACGCTCTGGCCGGGCGGCACCTCGCCGAGACCTACGAGGCACTGGACGTGAAAGGGATCGTGGCCCGCTGGGTGCCGGGCTGGGAGAAGATCCGCAACCGGCCCCAGCGCTCTGCCGTGCACCGCTTCACCGTGGACCGCCACCAGATCGAGACCGTGCTGGAGGCCCAGCGCTTCGTGGGGCAGGTCAGTAGGCCGGACCTGCTGCTGGTCGCCGCCCTGCTGCACGACCTGGGGAAGCACGCCGACGCACGGGATCATGCGGCCGCCGGCGCTCCGCTCGCCGAGGCCGCCGCTGCGCATCTGGGATGCGATGCGGACGATGCCCGCACCATCGGCACCCTGGTGCGCGAGCACCTCACCCTCGTCGATCTCGCCACCGGCCGCGACCTCGCCGACCCCGCCACGCTCCGTGCGCTGCTGGACGCGGTCGACGAGGACCTCCAGACCCTCGAACTGCTGCGTGCGCTCACCGAGGCCGATGCGATCGCGGCCGGCCCGGCGGCCTGGTCCACCTGGCGCGCCGACCTCGTCGGCCACCTCACCGCTCTCGCCCGCACCGCCCTCAGCGGCACCGTCCCCGCGCCGCGCACCCGACTGGCCCCGCAGCGCTCCGCCCAGGAGGCGGTGCTCGGGGCTGTCCGTCGCAGCGGCGGGGCCCAGGTTCTCTACCCCGCCCACCTCGAGGCCGAGCCGATCTCCCAGATCTGTCTGGGTGCCCCGGACGGCGCCGGGGTGTTCGCGGCGATGGCGAGGGTGCTGGTGCGGCTGCGGCTGGACGTGCACAGCGCCGTGGTCACCACCGGTGACGGGATCGCCGTGAACACCTGGTGGGTCGCGGCCGCACCCGCCGACCTGCCCCACCCCTCGGTGCTGCGCACGGCGCTGGAGCGCGAGCTCGCCCACCGCGAACGGGCCGACGCCCGCGTGCTCGAGCTGCCGCCCTCGCTCCCGCCCCGCACCAGCGAGGACACCCCGGTGGTGACGCTGCTGCCCGGCGCCGCGCGGGAAGCGACCGTCGTCCAGGTCAACGCGCGCAACCGCCCCAGCCTGCTGGCCGATGTCGCCGAGGCGATCGCCCTGCACGGGATGCAGGTGCGCAGCGCGCATGTCATGACGCTGGGGCGGCGGGCCGTCGACGTCCTGTACCTCACCGACCAGCACGGCCGGATGCTGGATCCGCCCTCCACGGGCCGGATAGCGGCGGCGCTGATGGAGGCCGCCGAGACCTGA
- a CDS encoding P-II family nitrogen regulator, whose amino-acid sequence MKLITAIIRPHALQDVADSLREHGISGLTVTEVAGFGRQGGHAEVYRGAEYRIDTIPKLKLEILAREEDEEAVIELVVATARSGRIGDGKVWSSDVGSVVRVRTGERGADAL is encoded by the coding sequence ATGAAGCTCATCACCGCCATCATCCGGCCCCATGCCCTGCAGGACGTCGCCGACTCCCTGCGTGAGCACGGAATCAGCGGGCTCACCGTCACCGAGGTCGCCGGCTTCGGACGGCAGGGAGGGCACGCCGAGGTGTATCGGGGCGCCGAGTACCGGATCGACACCATCCCCAAGCTCAAGCTCGAGATCCTCGCCCGCGAGGAGGACGAGGAAGCGGTCATAGAGCTCGTCGTCGCCACCGCGCGCAGCGGACGGATCGGGGACGGCAAGGTGTGGAGCAGCGACGTCGGCTCCGTGGTCCGGGTCCGCACCGGTGAACGGGGGGCGGATGCCCTCTGA
- the ffh gene encoding signal recognition particle protein — protein MFNNLSDRITASLKGLRGHGRLTEADVDKTIREIRRALLDADVAVSVVREFTGRVRERALGEEVSKALNPAQQVVKIVNDELVEVLGGATGDLHWAKNPPTVIMLAGLQGAGKTTLAGKLAKWMKSEGHTPMLVAADLQRPNAVTQLQVVGERAGVPVFAPEPGNGVGDPVLVAMNGVSTAQFQQHDVVIVDTAGRLGIDEEMMEQARNIRDAVNPDETLFVVDAMIGQDAARVAEAFRDGVGFTGVVLSKLDGDARGGAALSITGVTQRPILFASTGEGPDDFERFHPDRMANRILDMGDVLTLIEQAEKAFDQEEAEKAAAKLASGEDFTLDDFLSQMQQLKNMGNIKKMLGMLPNMGQHREALENFDESEIGRVEAIIRSMTPQERNDPKVINGSRRTRIAKGSGTTVQQINQLLERFKQAQQMMKTMGKGMGGGGMPGMPGGPGMGMGKKSRGKQAPQKQGKKSKSKNPAKAAREQAEAAKKAAAGGGTGGQGGSAFGGGAGGAGQQAGQPDLSDFDPKQLPPEMQKLLGGK, from the coding sequence GTGTTCAACAACCTCTCCGATCGCATCACAGCATCGCTGAAGGGTCTGCGCGGCCATGGCCGCCTCACCGAAGCGGACGTCGACAAGACGATCCGCGAGATCCGCCGTGCCCTGCTCGACGCCGACGTCGCCGTTTCGGTGGTGCGCGAGTTCACCGGCCGCGTCCGCGAGCGCGCGCTCGGCGAAGAGGTCTCCAAGGCGCTCAACCCCGCCCAGCAGGTCGTCAAGATCGTCAACGACGAGCTGGTCGAGGTGCTCGGCGGTGCCACCGGCGATCTGCACTGGGCGAAGAACCCGCCCACGGTCATCATGCTCGCCGGCCTGCAGGGCGCCGGCAAGACCACCCTCGCCGGCAAGCTCGCGAAGTGGATGAAGTCCGAGGGCCACACCCCGATGCTGGTCGCGGCCGACCTCCAGCGTCCCAACGCCGTGACCCAGCTGCAGGTCGTCGGCGAGCGCGCCGGGGTGCCGGTGTTCGCTCCCGAGCCGGGCAACGGCGTGGGCGACCCGGTGCTGGTGGCGATGAACGGCGTGTCCACCGCGCAGTTCCAGCAGCACGACGTGGTCATCGTCGACACCGCCGGTCGTCTCGGCATCGACGAGGAGATGATGGAGCAGGCGCGGAACATCCGCGACGCCGTCAACCCCGACGAGACCCTGTTCGTGGTCGACGCGATGATCGGCCAGGACGCCGCCCGCGTCGCGGAGGCATTCCGCGACGGCGTCGGCTTCACCGGCGTGGTGCTCTCCAAGCTCGACGGCGACGCCCGCGGCGGTGCCGCGCTGTCCATCACCGGGGTCACCCAGCGCCCGATCCTGTTCGCCTCCACCGGTGAGGGCCCCGACGACTTCGAGCGCTTCCACCCGGACCGCATGGCCAACCGCATTCTCGACATGGGTGACGTCCTCACCCTGATCGAGCAGGCGGAGAAGGCGTTCGATCAGGAGGAGGCCGAGAAGGCCGCGGCGAAGCTCGCCTCCGGCGAGGACTTCACCCTCGACGACTTCCTCTCCCAGATGCAGCAGCTCAAGAACATGGGCAACATCAAGAAGATGCTCGGCATGCTGCCGAACATGGGCCAGCACCGCGAGGCGCTCGAGAACTTCGACGAATCCGAGATCGGCAGGGTCGAGGCGATCATCCGTTCGATGACGCCGCAGGAGCGCAACGACCCCAAGGTCATCAACGGCTCGCGCCGCACCCGCATCGCCAAGGGCTCCGGCACCACCGTCCAGCAGATCAACCAGCTGCTGGAGCGGTTCAAGCAGGCCCAGCAGATGATGAAGACGATGGGCAAGGGCATGGGCGGCGGTGGCATGCCCGGCATGCCCGGCGGCCCCGGGATGGGAATGGGCAAGAAGTCCCGTGGCAAGCAGGCTCCGCAGAAGCAGGGGAAGAAGTCCAAGTCCAAGAACCCGGCCAAGGCCGCTCGCGAGCAGGCCGAGGCGGCGAAGAAAGCCGCGGCAGGCGGCGGCACCGGGGGTCAGGGAGGCTCGGCCTT
- a CDS encoding ammonium transporter, whose product METFELDTGATAWILTSAALVLLMTPGLALFYGGMVRARTVLNMMLMSFGAMAVVAISWTLAGYSIAFGDDLGGILGHPLQHFGLVGSDEESLLAGSGVPFLVAAGFQLTFAIISTALISGAIADRVKLGTWLVFAAIWVLAVYSPLAHMVWGGGLLGADGPFAAIAEPVDFAGGTVVHINAGVAGLVLALVVGARQGFGTEPMKPHNLPLVMLGAALLWFGWFGFNAGSAGTADGAAGLAWVNTTVATAGAMLGWALVEKIRDQHVTSLGAASGVVAGLVAITPAAAALTPLTSIVLGLLAGLACALAVGLKHRFGIDDSLDVVGVHLVGGLVGTLGVGLLAAEGGLLLGGGISLLLVQTLVALAAMLFSGALTAVISLMLKHTLGWRIPEAQELAGIDISQHAESGYDLSGALATRRERSSHGRPGSITTRPADARTGEPHPVTAGENR is encoded by the coding sequence ATGGAGACCTTCGAACTCGACACCGGAGCCACCGCCTGGATCCTCACCAGCGCCGCTCTGGTGCTGCTGATGACCCCGGGACTCGCCCTCTTCTACGGCGGCATGGTGCGCGCCCGCACCGTGCTGAACATGATGCTGATGTCCTTCGGGGCGATGGCGGTCGTCGCGATCTCCTGGACCCTGGCCGGATACTCGATCGCCTTCGGCGACGACCTCGGCGGGATCCTCGGCCACCCGCTGCAGCACTTCGGCCTGGTCGGCAGCGATGAGGAGTCCCTGCTCGCCGGGAGCGGCGTCCCGTTCCTGGTTGCCGCCGGGTTCCAGCTGACCTTCGCGATCATCTCCACCGCCCTGATCTCCGGGGCGATCGCCGACCGGGTCAAGCTCGGCACCTGGCTGGTGTTCGCCGCGATCTGGGTGCTCGCCGTCTACTCCCCGCTCGCCCACATGGTCTGGGGCGGCGGGCTGCTCGGCGCCGACGGACCCTTCGCCGCGATCGCCGAGCCCGTCGACTTCGCCGGCGGCACCGTCGTGCACATCAACGCGGGCGTCGCCGGGCTGGTGCTCGCTCTCGTGGTCGGTGCCCGCCAGGGCTTCGGCACCGAGCCGATGAAGCCTCACAACCTGCCGCTGGTGATGCTGGGAGCCGCGCTGCTGTGGTTCGGCTGGTTCGGCTTCAACGCAGGCAGCGCCGGCACGGCCGATGGCGCCGCAGGGCTGGCCTGGGTGAACACTACCGTCGCGACCGCAGGCGCGATGCTCGGTTGGGCGCTGGTGGAGAAGATCCGCGATCAGCACGTGACCTCTCTCGGTGCCGCCTCCGGCGTCGTCGCGGGTCTGGTCGCGATCACCCCGGCCGCCGCCGCGCTGACGCCGCTCACGTCGATCGTGCTGGGGCTCCTCGCAGGCCTGGCCTGCGCACTGGCCGTCGGGCTGAAGCATCGGTTCGGCATCGACGACTCCCTCGACGTGGTCGGGGTGCACCTGGTCGGCGGGCTCGTCGGCACCCTCGGCGTCGGTCTGCTCGCAGCTGAGGGTGGTCTGCTGCTGGGCGGCGGGATCTCGCTCCTGCTCGTGCAGACCCTCGTCGCCCTCGCGGCGATGCTGTTCTCCGGCGCGCTCACCGCGGTGATCTCCTTGATGCTGAAGCACACGCTGGGCTGGCGGATCCCCGAGGCCCAGGAGCTCGCCGGGATCGACATCTCCCAGCACGCGGAGTCCGGCTACGATCTGAGCGGCGCTCTCGCCACCCGACGGGAGCGCTCCTCCCACGGCCGGCCCGGGTCCATCACCACCCGGCCAGCAGACGCCCGCACCGGGGAACCCCACCCCGTCACGGCAGGAGAGAACCGATGA